From a region of the Panicum virgatum strain AP13 chromosome 2K, P.virgatum_v5, whole genome shotgun sequence genome:
- the LOC120672592 gene encoding kinesin-like protein KIN-4A, giving the protein MTMEHGEDCCVKVAVHVRPLIGDEKLQGCKDCVAVVPGKPQVQIGSHSFTFDHVYGSTGTPSAAMFDQCVAPLVDGLFQGYNATVLAYGQTGSGKTYTMGTACKEGSHIGIIPQAMAALFDKIESLKNQVEFQIRISFIEILKEEVRDLLDPSAATVGKIENGNGHAKLSVPGKPPVQIREASNGVITLAGSTEVHVSTQKEMTACLEQGSLSRATGSTNMNNQSSRSHAIFTITLEQMRKSDPIMTADGMPIEEMNEDYLCAKLHLVDLAGSERAKRTGSDGLRFKEGVHINRGLLALGNVISALGDEKKRKEGAHVPYRDSKLTRLLQDSLGGNSKTVMIACISPADINAEETLNTLKYANRARNIQNKPIVNRNPIADEMKRMRQQIEYLQAELVSARGGVGPDDVQGLRERISWLEQRNEDLCRELYDIRNRFQTDPCEPEMQKTLNGFTKGEGLKRSLQSTDPFDVPMTDSVRGNPKDIEDEVAKEWEHTMLQDSMGKELNELNRQLEQKESEMKMYGCDTVALKQHFGKKLMELEEEKSAVQQERDRLLAEVESLNADGQTHKLRDAQLQKLKSLEAQILDLKKKQENQVQLLKEKQKSDEAAKKLQEEIHFIKAQKVQLQHKIKQEAEQFRQWKATREKELLQLRKEGRRNEYERHKLQALNQRQKLVLQRKTEEAAMATKRLKEILEARKSSARDNSTGTNGTSPGSNMGERSLQKWLDQELEVMVHVHEVRNAYEKQSQLRAALGEELAILKQEDIRAGASSPQRGKNGNSRPNTLSPNARQARIASLESMVTISSNTLVAMASQLSEAEERERAFSGRSRWNQLRSMGDAKSLLQYIFNVAADARCQVREKEVEIKEMKEQMTELVGILRHSESRRREMEKQLKQREQTAPMATTPPRSGNGTAKHSADDPSTPLSPVAVPAQKQLKYSAGIVNSPSEGIAALNKEQLKMVPIAQLSVGKKISIAGQSGKLWRWKRSHHQWLLQFKWKWQKPWKLSEMIRHSDETITRTRPRPQLLPPKPHRVM; this is encoded by the exons ATGACCATGGAGCACGGCGAGGATTGCTGCGTCAAGGTGGCGGTCCACGTGCGCCCGCTCATCGGCGACGAGAAGCTGCAGGGCTGTAAGGACTGCGTCGCCGTCGTGCCGGGCAAGCCGCAG GTCCAGATCGGCAGCCACTCCTTCACCTTCGACCATGTGTACGGCAGCACAGGCACGCCGTCGGCGGCCATGTTCGACCAGTGCGTGGCGCCGCTGGTGGACGGCCTCTTCCAGGGCTACAACGCCACCGTGCTCGCATACGGACAG ACTGGGTCAGGGAAGACCTACACCATGGGGACTGCCTGCAAGGAGGGATCACATATTGGGATCATCCCACAAGCCATGGCTGCGCTGTTCGACAAGATTGAGAGCCTGAAAAACCAAGTGGAGTTCCAAATACGCATCTCATTCATCGAG ATTTTGAAAGAAGAGGTGAGGGATTTGCTTGACCCTAGTGCTGCTACTGTGGGCAAAATTGAGAATGGCAATGGGCATGCAAAATTATCTGTGCCAGGGAAACCCCCTGTCCAGATTCGAGAGGCGTCAAATGGAGTCATAACGCTAGCTGGATCGACCGAAGTGCATGTTAGCACTCAGAAGGAAATGACTGCATGCCTGGAGCAAGGTTCCCTGAGTCGCGCAACTGGAAGTACCAACATGAACAACCAGTCAAG TCGTTCCCATGCCATCTTCACAATCACATTGGAGCAGATGCGCAAATCAGATCCCATCATGACTGCAGATGGAATGCCCATTGAGGAAATGAATGAAGACTATCTTTGTGCCAAACTTCATTTAGTAGATCTTGCTGGATCAGAGCGGGCTAAGAGAACTGGTTCAGATGGCCTTCGTTTCAAGGAAG GTGTTCACATCAACAGAGGACTTCTTGCTCTCGGCAACGTCATAAGTGCTCTTGGAgatgagaaaaagaggaaagaagGTGCTCATGTTCCTTATAGGGACAGCAAACTCACTCGTCTTTTGCAG GACTCCCTAGGTGGAAATAGCAAGACTGTAATGATAG CCTGCATAAGTCCAGCAGACATCAATGCTGAAGAGACATTAAACACATTGAAATATGCTAACCGGGCACGTAATATCCAGAACAAACCAATT GTCAACAGAAATCCTATTGCAGATGAGATGAAAAGGATGCGCCAACAGATTGAGTATTTGCAAGCAGAGCTTGTTTCAGCTCGTGGAGGAGTCGGACCAGATGATGTTCAG GGTCTCAGAGAAAGGATATCATGGCTTGAACAAAGAAATGAAGACCTTTGCAGGGAACTGTATGATATTCGCAACCGTTTTCAAACCGATCCTTGTGAACCTGAAATGCAA AAAACTTTAAATGGATTTACAAAAGGTGAAGGCCTTAAAAGAAGCTTGCAAAGTACAGATCCATTTGATGTCCCTATGACTGACTCAGTAAGAG GCAACCCTAAAGATATTGAAGATGAGGTAGCTAAAGAATGGGAACACACAATGCTGCAGGATAGCATGGGCAAAGAGCTGAATGAATTAAATAGACAGCTAGAGCAAAAGGAG TCTGAGATGAAAATGTATGGATGTGATACTGTTGCACTTAAGCAACACTTTGGGAAGAAACTTATGGAGCTTGAAGAAGAGAAAAGTGCTGTACAG CAAGAGAGGGACAGATTGTTGGCTGAAGTTGAAAGCCTAAATGCTGATGGCCAGACACATAAACTGCGAGATGCCCAACTGCAGAAACTGAAATCCCTTGAAGCACAG ATCCTAGATCTTAAGAAAAAGCAGGAGAACCAAGTTCAGCTTTtgaaggaaaaacaaaagagTGATGAAGCTGCTAAGAAACTGCAAGAAGAAATTCATTTTATTAAGGCACAAAAg GTTCAACTACAACACAAAATCAAACAGGAAGCAGAACAGTTCAGGCAATGGAAGGCTACCCGTGAAAAGGAACTTCTTCAG TTGCGCAAGGAGGGACGGAGAAATGAGTATGAACGCCACAAGCTTCAAGCGCTTAATCAGCGGCAGAAATTG GTTCTGCAAAGGAAGACTGAAGAGGCTGCCATGGCTACCAAAAGGCTGAAAGAGATACTAGAAGCTAGGAAATCTTCCGCCCGTGATAATTCAA CTGGCACCAATGGGACTTCTCCAGGCTCTAAT ATGGGTGAGAGATCGCTGCAAAAGTGGTTGGATCAAGAGCTTGAAGTTATGGTTCATGTGCATGAAGTCCGAAATGCatatgaaaaacaaagccaacT GCGTGCTGCACTTGGTGAGGAGCTTGCCATTTTGAAACAAGAAGACATACGGGCTGGTGCATCTAGTCCCCAAAGAGGGAAGAATGGAAATTCTAG GCCAAATACCTTGTCACCAAACGCAAGACAAGCTAGGATAGCATCACTTGAGAGCATGGTGACAATTTCTTCAAATACTCTTGTTGCAATGGCTTCTCAGCTCTCAGAAGCTGAAGAACGAGAACGTGCCTTCTCTGGACGCAGTCGATGGAATCAACTGCGGTCAATGGGGGATGCAAAGAGCTTACTGCAGTACATCTTTAATGTTGCTGCTGATGCAAG ATGCCAAGTAAGGGAGAAGGAAGTGGAGATTAAGGAAATGAAGGAGCAAATGACAGAGCTTGTGGGTATTCTTCGACACAGTGAATCGCGGAGAAGGGAAATGGAGAAGCAGCTCAAGCAAAGAGAGCAGACTGCTCCAATGGCCACTACACCTCCG AGAAGTGGAAATGGCACCGCGAAGCACTCTGCTGATGACCCCAGCACACCACTGTCCCCTGTTGCCGTTCCTGCACAGAAGCAGCTCAAGTATTCTGCTGGAATTGTAAATAGCCCCAGCGAAGGGATTGCTGCACTAAACAAAGAGCAACTTAAG ATGGTTCCTATAGCACAGTTGTCTGTGGGGAAGAAAATTTCTATAGCAGGACAATCGGGAAAGCTATGGAGATGGAAAAGGAGCCATCACCAGTGGCTGCTGCAGTTCAAATGGAAGTGGCAGAAGCCCTGGAAACTGTCTGAGATGATCCGGCACAGCGATGAAACCATCACGAGGACTAGGCCCAGAcctcagcttcttcctcctaaACCCCATAGAGTGATGTGA